The following are from one region of the Nostoc cf. commune SO-36 genome:
- a CDS encoding DUF1822 family protein yields the protein MTNTQSSTLSVPLPKNAHRWAEEFAAQQDSLQKGKQVYLNTLAVYAVHSYLKWLNVETALNQGDSWHRSLRAIFDVADLVLPGVGKLECRPVLPGEVAIVLPATITQDRIGYVGVQFSEQLDYVELLGFLPAREMTESPAIFEIVQLQSFDALIEIIHKRRLLINLRQWVMGIFESHWQAPELVFANNFRSSSTMTRPATNSISRAKVIDLVRQVLLLVQLTPTDSEVFDIRLRIYPADDAIHLPPDLQLIVLDADGNTGMEVQARNADDWMQVEFSCQHEEKFSVKIVLGETSLMEEFVV from the coding sequence ATGACCAACACACAATCATCTACTTTAAGCGTCCCTCTCCCCAAAAATGCCCACCGTTGGGCTGAGGAATTTGCCGCCCAGCAAGATAGTCTCCAAAAAGGCAAACAAGTTTATCTCAATACTCTAGCTGTTTATGCGGTTCACAGTTATCTCAAATGGCTAAATGTTGAGACAGCGCTGAATCAAGGCGATAGCTGGCATCGCAGTCTAAGGGCAATTTTTGATGTTGCTGACTTAGTATTGCCGGGGGTTGGTAAGCTTGAATGCCGTCCAGTGTTACCGGGTGAGGTTGCTATAGTCTTACCTGCAACCATTACACAAGACCGGATTGGTTATGTAGGAGTTCAGTTTAGTGAGCAATTAGATTATGTAGAATTGTTAGGATTTCTTCCGGCAAGGGAGATGACTGAATCACCAGCAATATTTGAAATAGTCCAACTGCAATCTTTTGATGCTCTGATTGAGATTATACATAAGCGGAGGCTATTAATAAATCTGCGTCAATGGGTTATGGGAATCTTCGAGTCACATTGGCAAGCCCCAGAGTTAGTATTTGCTAACAATTTTAGAAGCAGTAGTACAATGACTCGCCCTGCGACTAACTCTATCAGTCGGGCGAAAGTGATTGACTTGGTTCGGCAAGTACTCTTATTAGTGCAGTTAACACCCACAGATAGCGAAGTTTTTGATATTCGCCTACGAATTTATCCCGCCGACGATGCGATTCATTTACCCCCAGATTTACAACTGATTGTCTTAGATGCAGATGGAAACACTGGCATGGAAGTGCAAGCAAGAAATGCAGATGACTGGATGCAAGTAGAGTTTAGCTGCCAGCACGAGGAAAAATTCAGTGTCAAGATAGTGTTAGGGGAAACAAGCCTGATGGAAGAGTTTGTTGTTTAA
- a CDS encoding helix-turn-helix domain-containing protein, translated as MDEQLKKLIDDVCCYPDPSPERQKALNRLLMLIQQLPGIYKSGHQDYLEALNQTWEWMSRKICEFEVRSPSDSVRVASRREGVSPSFQQSLVTWINGYLKWRIKDLYIADSNYIISLDRLTRNDEGDETTLLNILPDRQSESISLDLLDIKIAQIQEVERQCLGQRIWQYIEQDQEGKLKASHPRKNPECHCHLLTMRLLLKQPPHKIADIARELNISNQTLYSHWKKNCLPLLKDIGMNFGSD; from the coding sequence GTGGATGAACAACTGAAAAAACTGATTGATGATGTATGCTGCTACCCAGACCCCAGTCCAGAGAGGCAAAAAGCCTTAAATAGACTGCTTATGCTTATTCAACAACTCCCTGGCATTTATAAGTCAGGACACCAAGACTATTTAGAAGCCTTAAATCAAACTTGGGAATGGATGAGCCGGAAGATTTGCGAGTTTGAAGTGCGTTCACCAAGTGACTCCGTTCGCGTAGCGTCCCGAAGGGAAGGAGTATCGCCTTCCTTCCAACAAAGCCTAGTAACTTGGATTAATGGCTATCTTAAATGGCGCATTAAAGATTTGTATATAGCAGATAGTAATTATATCATAAGTTTAGACAGACTTACCCGTAACGATGAGGGTGACGAAACAACCCTACTAAATATCTTGCCAGACCGTCAGTCAGAAAGTATTTCTTTAGATTTGCTGGATATCAAAATTGCCCAAATCCAGGAAGTTGAGCGCCAATGCCTTGGTCAACGCATCTGGCAATATATTGAGCAAGATCAAGAAGGTAAATTAAAAGCCAGTCATCCGCGTAAAAATCCTGAATGCCATTGTCACTTATTGACAATGCGGTTACTTCTAAAACAACCACCTCATAAAATCGCTGATATTGCTAGAGAGTTAAATATAAGTAATCAAACTCTTTACTCCCACTGGAAGAAAAATTGCCTTCCCCTGTTAAAAGATATTGGTATGAATTTCGGATCTGACTAA
- a CDS encoding PspA/IM30 family protein, which translates to MKKVMYWLMGEKAGRTIVGTWNWLWGMPVESGGKVAVAVAEESLQSMQESVQKLAVAVAMQEGSYKTAKNKYEAKIKELQTLEQQANIAQRSGNAEAARMAMTKAIQTEQILPKLEEMVKQAETSVNASKDKLNRERMKLESYKADMQNMKDMSEVNEALAMIAKVNNEFDIGSAKSDFEKAKSAVERRNFKTGALAEISENPTEKLQAEIERMTVDDEVSRRLQMLTESNTEKLSE; encoded by the coding sequence ATGAAAAAAGTGATGTATTGGTTAATGGGTGAAAAAGCAGGACGAACCATAGTTGGTACTTGGAATTGGCTATGGGGAATGCCAGTAGAATCTGGTGGGAAAGTAGCTGTAGCCGTGGCTGAAGAATCATTGCAATCAATGCAAGAATCGGTGCAAAAGCTAGCTGTAGCTGTTGCTATGCAAGAAGGTTCTTACAAAACAGCCAAAAATAAATACGAGGCAAAAATCAAAGAATTACAGACTTTGGAGCAGCAAGCAAATATTGCCCAACGCAGTGGTAATGCAGAAGCAGCGCGAATGGCAATGACCAAAGCAATCCAGACAGAGCAGATTTTGCCAAAACTAGAGGAAATGGTCAAACAGGCTGAAACATCTGTAAATGCTTCTAAAGATAAGCTGAATCGGGAACGCATGAAGTTAGAAAGCTACAAGGCTGATATGCAAAATATGAAAGATATGTCAGAGGTAAATGAAGCACTAGCAATGATTGCTAAAGTCAACAATGAATTTGACATTGGTTCGGCTAAAAGTGACTTTGAAAAAGCTAAAAGTGCAGTTGAACGGCGAAATTTCAAAACAGGCGCTTTAGCAGAAATATCTGAAAACCCAACTGAAAAACTCCAAGCTGAAATAGAACGTATGACTGTAGATGACGAAGTTTCTCGTCGTTTGCAGATGTTAACTGAGTCAAATACTGAAAAATTATCAGAGTAA
- a CDS encoding phosphate ABC transporter substrate-binding protein — MNQKSAPPPIVFILIFLALIGGGYWFFFKREAVPGNITSPINTPSTSFSSPSSLPSGTTVKIDGSTSMVTINQNLKRAFERQFPGTSVVTSANGSQNGIADLIAGRVDIAAISRPLTAQEQSQGLVAVSVTNDAIALVVGKANPFNQGLTSAQVADIFQGKINNWSAVGGSNGTIRVINRPAISGTHQAFQEIVLKKANFGTTPNIATLPRDATTPLLQALGTDGIGYATFAQVANQQTVRFVPIDGLTPDANNYPYQRQLFYVYKNSASPGVQAFLGYATSPQGQQAIILNN; from the coding sequence ATGAATCAAAAAAGCGCTCCTCCTCCAATTGTTTTTATCCTGATTTTTCTAGCTTTAATCGGTGGTGGTTACTGGTTCTTTTTCAAGCGGGAAGCAGTACCAGGTAATATTACTTCCCCAATCAACACACCTTCTACTAGTTTTTCATCCCCAAGTTCATTACCAAGCGGTACTACTGTAAAAATAGACGGTTCTACGAGCATGGTGACAATTAACCAAAATCTCAAAAGAGCATTTGAGAGGCAGTTTCCTGGTACGAGTGTTGTAACTAGTGCTAATGGTTCTCAAAATGGTATCGCGGATCTGATAGCGGGTAGAGTGGATATTGCGGCGATATCTCGACCCTTGACTGCACAAGAACAGAGTCAGGGATTAGTGGCGGTGTCCGTGACAAATGATGCGATCGCGCTGGTGGTTGGCAAAGCAAATCCTTTCAATCAAGGATTAACCAGCGCTCAAGTAGCAGATATATTTCAGGGAAAAATTAACAACTGGTCAGCAGTTGGTGGTAGCAATGGGACTATCCGAGTCATTAATCGACCGGCAATTAGTGGAACCCATCAAGCATTTCAGGAAATAGTGTTGAAGAAAGCTAATTTTGGCACAACACCAAACATCGCAACACTACCACGAGATGCCACAACTCCCCTACTCCAAGCTTTGGGAACTGATGGCATCGGCTATGCTACTTTTGCACAAGTTGCCAATCAGCAAACAGTGCGATTTGTTCCAATTGATGGATTGACTCCCGATGCAAATAATTATCCTTATCAACGGCAGCTATTTTACGTCTATAAAAACTCTGCTAGTCCTGGAGTCCAAGCTTTCTTAGGTTATGCAACTTCGCCTCAAGGGCAGCAAGCTATCATCCTAAATAATTAA
- a CDS encoding thiamine phosphate synthase: MVTRIYDNSHFDESTNGVVVMVEPYSQKEQIQQVVYRILDANLDRAREGLRIIEEWCRFGLNNAQLALECKRLRQEVAKWHTSELRAARDTPGDPGTELTHPQEEQRASIKSVLQANFCRIEEALRVLEEYSKLYQPTMAKACKQMRYQVYTLESSLMGHQRHQLLWRSHLYLVTSPHETLLNNVEAALKGGLTLLQYRDKTADDSLRLEQARKLRQLCHIYGALFIVNDRVDVALAVDADGVHLGQQDMPIAIARQLLGSQRLIGLSTTNKEEMQAAIAEGVDYIGVGPVYETPTKLGKVATGLEYVSYAAKNCSIPWFAIGGIDANNINDVIDAGAERVAVVRSLMQAEQPTLVTQYLLSQLNRIKPEF, from the coding sequence ATGGTTACTAGGATTTATGATAATTCACACTTCGATGAAAGCACTAATGGGGTTGTTGTAATGGTCGAGCCATACAGCCAAAAAGAGCAAATACAGCAAGTTGTTTACCGCATTTTAGATGCCAATTTAGACCGCGCTCGTGAAGGCTTGCGAATTATCGAGGAATGGTGTCGGTTTGGGTTGAATAATGCTCAGTTGGCTCTTGAATGCAAGCGCTTGCGCCAAGAAGTAGCCAAGTGGCATACCTCCGAATTACGAGCAGCGCGAGATACACCAGGCGATCCTGGGACAGAGTTAACCCATCCTCAGGAAGAACAACGAGCTAGTATAAAATCGGTATTGCAAGCTAACTTTTGCCGGATAGAAGAAGCATTAAGGGTGTTGGAAGAATACAGCAAGCTCTACCAGCCAACTATGGCTAAAGCTTGCAAGCAGATGCGTTATCAGGTTTATACCCTAGAAAGTAGTTTAATGGGTCATCAGCGCCATCAATTATTGTGGCGATCGCATTTGTATCTTGTCACTTCCCCACATGAAACTTTGTTGAACAATGTCGAAGCTGCACTCAAAGGGGGATTAACGCTTTTACAATACCGCGACAAAACTGCTGATGATTCTTTGCGTCTGGAACAAGCAAGAAAACTCCGGCAGTTATGCCATATTTACGGTGCTTTGTTCATTGTTAACGATCGCGTAGATGTAGCTTTAGCTGTCGATGCCGATGGGGTGCATCTGGGACAACAAGATATGCCTATTGCGATCGCTCGGCAATTACTGGGTTCACAGCGTTTAATAGGTCTTTCTACCACAAATAAAGAAGAAATGCAAGCAGCAATTGCTGAAGGCGTAGATTATATTGGCGTGGGGCCAGTTTATGAAACTCCCACGAAACTAGGTAAAGTAGCAACAGGGCTAGAATACGTCAGCTATGCTGCCAAAAATTGCTCAATTCCCTGGTTTGCCATTGGGGGAATAGATGCCAATAATATCAATGATGTGATCGATGCCGGAGCCGAACGTGTAGCAGTGGTGCGATCGCTCATGCAAGCCGAACAGCCCACCCTCGTGACACAATATTTGCTCTCTCAACTTAATCGCATTAAACCAGAATTTTAA
- the thiS gene encoding sulfur carrier protein ThiS — translation MSNEITVQVNGETHNCSFQTSLPDLLQQLGFNPRLVAVEYNGEILHRQFWPETKVQLGDRLEVVTIVGGG, via the coding sequence ATGTCTAACGAGATTACGGTTCAGGTAAATGGGGAAACCCATAACTGTTCATTTCAAACTTCTTTACCCGACTTACTCCAACAGTTGGGTTTTAACCCCCGCTTAGTGGCTGTAGAGTATAATGGTGAAATTTTACACCGCCAGTTTTGGCCGGAAACGAAAGTGCAACTAGGCGATCGCTTAGAAGTGGTAACTATTGTTGGTGGTGGTTAA
- a CDS encoding CU044_2847 family protein codes for MKQIIEFPLESGKSIFVEVDEAAQIDDRIGLRDQVVDKATQTFESALETVKPIANAIITKIGSLKQPADEVEVKFGIKISAQLGAVVASGNSEVNYEITLKWKKDSQNGSTP; via the coding sequence GTGAAGCAGATAATAGAATTTCCTCTTGAAAGTGGCAAATCTATTTTTGTTGAAGTAGACGAAGCCGCACAGATAGACGATCGCATCGGTTTGCGAGATCAAGTTGTTGATAAAGCTACACAAACTTTCGAGTCAGCCCTAGAAACCGTTAAGCCCATAGCTAATGCAATTATTACCAAAATCGGCAGTCTTAAACAGCCAGCAGATGAAGTAGAAGTCAAGTTTGGCATCAAAATTAGCGCTCAACTTGGGGCGGTTGTAGCTTCTGGCAATAGTGAAGTCAACTATGAAATCACTTTGAAGTGGAAAAAAGATTCACAAAATGGTAGCACCCCTTGA
- a CDS encoding S1 family peptidase: MVAPLESSIVRIYSNSNKGKVIGAGFLVSQKYIITCAHVVADALGLARTTAQMPDAEITLDFPLVAPKQLLKAKVVFWLPVNPSVELEDIAGLELAHSPPNQALIAPLITSDEWAGHPFRVFGFPAGQPDGVWATGVLRGHTGKSWVQLEDEKQTGYGLKPGFSGAPIWDGELQGVVGIAVAADINQPDAKVGFMIPTRVLVIGWSVLSQAIALCPYRGLFAFREEDARFFFGRDIFTQKLVDTVQKQSLVAVIGASGSGNWT, from the coding sequence ATGGTAGCACCCCTTGAGTCATCTATTGTCAGAATTTACTCTAACAGTAACAAGGGCAAAGTAATTGGTGCTGGCTTCTTAGTTTCTCAAAAATACATCATCACTTGCGCTCATGTCGTAGCTGATGCTTTGGGACTTGCCAGAACAACTGCTCAAATGCCAGATGCAGAAATAACTTTGGATTTTCCGTTAGTTGCGCCCAAACAACTGCTCAAAGCTAAGGTTGTTTTCTGGCTACCTGTAAATCCGAGTGTGGAATTAGAAGATATTGCCGGATTAGAGTTAGCACATTCTCCCCCAAATCAGGCTCTAATAGCACCATTAATTACATCTGATGAATGGGCGGGACATCCTTTCCGAGTATTTGGTTTTCCCGCAGGACAACCCGATGGTGTTTGGGCTACTGGCGTTTTACGCGGACACACGGGTAAAAGTTGGGTACAACTAGAGGATGAGAAACAAACAGGTTATGGATTAAAGCCGGGTTTCAGTGGTGCGCCCATCTGGGATGGTGAGCTTCAGGGTGTAGTAGGAATAGCAGTAGCGGCAGACATCAATCAACCAGATGCTAAAGTTGGGTTTATGATTCCCACACGGGTGCTGGTGATAGGATGGTCTGTATTGAGTCAAGCTATTGCTTTGTGTCCCTATCGTGGTTTATTTGCTTTTCGGGAAGAAGACGCACGATTTTTCTTTGGGCGGGATATTTTTACCCAGAAACTTGTAGATACAGTCCAAAAACAATCATTAGTAGCGGTAATTGGGGCTTCTGGTAGTGGTAACTGGACTTAA
- a CDS encoding WD40 repeat domain-containing protein, translated as MVTGLNDTVGKKQETVEIVHETLIREWGQLHRWMESDRSFRTWQELLRSGMRQWENAEQDEESLLRGVQLGEAENWLQLRKDELSQTEQDFIQQSLALRDRDRKQKERRRKLTLFGLTGGLLVVSMLAVIAFWLRWTAEVEGSGVTALRNFESGAEEIEALVSAMEAGQEVKKMAFWNSNCLQDCPATSPLLALQKILDNIHQTNQINTYQRGVNSIRFLQKDNQQELIVAGGEDGTVTWRDFQRKPLKTLKNSKLHNNSIKSIDFNENQTILATAASNGWVKLWDVSQMWNFLSADQNWSPPAITSIHHQCDIQHFRQL; from the coding sequence GTGGTAACTGGACTTAATGACACTGTTGGCAAAAAACAAGAAACAGTAGAAATTGTCCATGAAACCTTGATTCGGGAATGGGGACAACTGCATAGATGGATGGAGAGCGATCGCTCTTTCCGCACTTGGCAAGAATTATTGCGATCGGGAATGCGTCAGTGGGAAAATGCCGAACAAGATGAGGAATCATTACTGCGAGGTGTACAGCTAGGGGAAGCGGAAAATTGGCTCCAGCTACGCAAAGATGAGTTGAGCCAAACAGAGCAAGATTTCATCCAGCAGAGTTTAGCATTGCGCGATCGCGATCGCAAGCAAAAAGAACGTCGTCGCAAGCTTACTCTATTTGGGCTGACAGGTGGTTTACTAGTAGTCTCAATGCTGGCTGTAATTGCATTTTGGCTAAGATGGACAGCTGAGGTTGAAGGTTCTGGAGTCACTGCTTTAAGAAATTTTGAGTCTGGTGCTGAAGAAATTGAGGCTTTAGTATCAGCAATGGAAGCCGGACAAGAAGTTAAAAAGATGGCTTTTTGGAATAGTAATTGTTTGCAAGATTGTCCAGCCACGAGCCCTCTGCTAGCTTTGCAGAAGATTCTAGATAATATTCATCAAACAAATCAAATCAATACTTACCAAAGAGGTGTAAACAGTATCCGTTTTCTTCAAAAGGATAACCAACAGGAATTAATTGTTGCTGGTGGAGAAGATGGCACAGTCACATGGCGAGATTTCCAACGAAAGCCATTGAAAACATTGAAAAATTCTAAACTGCACAATAACAGTATCAAAAGTATCGATTTTAACGAAAATCAAACAATATTAGCAACAGCTGCAAGTAATGGTTGGGTAAAGCTGTGGGATGTCTCACAGATGTGGAATTTTTTATCAGCAGATCAGAATTGGTCTCCACCTGCCATAACATCTATACATCATCAATGTGACATACAGCACTTCCGGCAGCTATGA
- a CDS encoding WD40 repeat domain-containing protein gives MMATSDCGLSKEKFLKQYLLTEVVSNVTTVGFSPKENKLATSGDDGTVRLWDYSGKQLQEFKTYEGRITQVTFSRDGKLLTTSSANYTTRLWNLSGQQVAEFTGHQGFVRSADFSPDGKLLATASEDKTAIVWRIRGLDELLHEGCDRLKDYLVTNPDEKEKLSVCP, from the coding sequence ATGATGGCTACGTCAGACTGTGGACTCTCCAAGGAAAAATTTTTAAAACAATACCTGCTCACAGAGGTAGTATCAAATGTTACTACTGTTGGTTTTAGTCCCAAGGAGAATAAATTGGCTACATCTGGAGATGATGGGACTGTCAGGCTGTGGGATTATTCAGGAAAGCAGTTACAAGAATTTAAGACTTATGAAGGCAGAATCACACAAGTAACTTTCAGCCGGGATGGTAAACTACTGACTACATCTTCGGCAAACTACACAACTAGGTTGTGGAATTTATCAGGACAACAAGTAGCAGAATTTACAGGTCATCAAGGCTTTGTCAGAAGTGCAGATTTTAGCCCAGATGGTAAACTTCTAGCTACAGCCAGTGAGGACAAGACGGCAATTGTCTGGCGTATCCGGGGATTAGATGAACTGCTGCATGAAGGGTGCGATCGCCTTAAAGATTACCTTGTAACTAATCCTGATGAAAAGGAAAAACTGAGTGTATGCCCTTGA
- a CDS encoding glycosyltransferase family 4 protein produces the protein MEHISQLTAEITDKAAYPDILVISRIFLPKEAVIGEYIYNRCLQDPERVIVLAASCSGDQVFDESQQFPVYRWYYPRYWRSGWVGSILKPLVNIVCSFVLAIKLYFRYHYRYIEWGHSYDFPSLLLLSYLLPIRFFIYLHGDDLFCTLHNPLLRSLFKLTLKRAEGIVCNSSYTRDYLRTALRLDTPTHVINPVIRPEKFGNNIGSPSSLDDLRVRMRQTYNIPEAAIVILSIGRLVKNKGFDRVIDNIPLLLTFGVDVHYIICGQGPSESNLKSLAHRLRVDKRVHFGGYVPERGLAGYYAACDIFAMLTLSDTKPNNMEGFGMVYLEASYFGKPIIAPRLGGVLDTVQHEENGILVNPNSGYEVFQAFNRLCKDQQLREQLGRKGKELAKQKTLHRSLYKSDL, from the coding sequence ATGGAACATATTTCTCAACTAACAGCCGAAATCACAGACAAAGCTGCATACCCAGATATCCTAGTCATATCCCGGATATTTCTGCCGAAAGAAGCTGTAATTGGGGAATATATCTACAATCGCTGTCTCCAAGATCCAGAACGAGTTATTGTGCTGGCGGCTAGTTGCTCAGGAGATCAAGTATTTGATGAAAGTCAACAATTTCCTGTATATCGCTGGTATTACCCTAGATATTGGCGTAGTGGCTGGGTGGGAAGTATTTTAAAGCCTTTAGTCAATATCGTTTGCTCATTTGTTCTAGCAATTAAACTCTATTTTCGTTATCACTATCGTTATATAGAGTGGGGCCATAGCTATGATTTTCCTTCACTGTTATTATTGAGCTATTTATTACCTATTCGCTTTTTTATCTATCTGCATGGAGATGATCTTTTTTGTACTTTACACAATCCCCTGCTGCGATCGCTATTTAAACTAACACTCAAACGCGCCGAAGGCATTGTTTGTAACAGTTCTTATACAAGAGACTATCTCAGAACTGCTTTACGATTAGATACTCCTACCCACGTCATTAACCCAGTAATCAGACCAGAAAAATTTGGTAATAATATCGGGAGTCCCAGTAGCCTGGATGATTTGCGTGTTCGTATGCGTCAGACGTACAATATTCCCGAAGCAGCAATAGTTATTCTCTCCATTGGCAGGCTAGTTAAAAATAAGGGTTTCGACCGAGTAATTGATAACATTCCACTATTGCTAACTTTTGGGGTCGATGTCCACTATATAATCTGCGGTCAAGGGCCAAGTGAATCTAATCTGAAATCTCTGGCGCATCGTTTGCGGGTAGATAAGCGCGTACACTTTGGCGGATATGTGCCAGAGCGGGGATTAGCAGGCTATTATGCAGCTTGCGACATATTTGCAATGCTGACTTTATCGGATACTAAACCTAATAATATGGAAGGTTTTGGTATGGTTTATCTAGAAGCAAGTTATTTTGGTAAACCGATAATTGCACCTCGTTTAGGCGGTGTTCTAGATACAGTTCAGCATGAAGAAAATGGGATACTGGTTAATCCGAATTCTGGTTATGAAGTATTTCAAGCTTTCAATCGGTTGTGCAAAGACCAGCAACTACGTGAGCAGCTTGGGCGCAAAGGTAAAGAATTAGCCAAGCAGAAAACCCTTCATCGATCGCTGTATAAATCAGATTTGTGA
- a CDS encoding DUF1517 domain-containing protein translates to MRKKLQQTIKPLLKTFLALSLVLTLAFSHADGALAARSGGRIGGGSFRVPSSRTYTPRTYAPPGGGGYYPGGGFGGGFGFPFLLPFWGIGGGFGGLFSILIFFAIANFLLQTFRRVSGGETQEADYTSNSPVSVTRLQVGLLAQARELQNELNHIAETADTNTSEGRAEVLQEASLALLRHPEYFVYAGGGTQRASLNSAESQFNRLSLAERSKFSEETISNVNNQLRAALTKDALPPAGELDNPTRLFTEGPGEYIIVTLLAATLGKFEIPTAINSADDLRQALRQIGSIPSEKLLAIEVLWTPQAENDTLTSDDVLANYPDLRLV, encoded by the coding sequence ATGCGTAAAAAACTACAACAAACCATCAAACCACTGTTAAAAACCTTCCTAGCCCTAAGCCTAGTGTTAACTTTGGCTTTTAGCCACGCCGATGGAGCATTAGCGGCCCGCAGTGGGGGTCGAATCGGTGGTGGCTCTTTTAGAGTGCCTTCCAGCCGCACCTATACACCCCGCACTTATGCACCTCCTGGCGGAGGCGGATATTATCCTGGTGGTGGTTTTGGTGGTGGTTTTGGCTTTCCCTTCCTACTTCCCTTTTGGGGTATTGGTGGGGGATTTGGTGGTCTATTTAGCATCTTAATCTTCTTTGCGATCGCTAATTTCTTGTTACAAACTTTCCGCCGCGTCTCTGGCGGTGAAACACAAGAAGCAGATTACACTAGTAACTCTCCTGTTTCTGTGACTCGTTTGCAAGTAGGTTTGTTAGCTCAAGCCCGTGAATTGCAAAATGAACTCAACCACATTGCTGAAACTGCTGATACCAATACCTCAGAGGGGAGAGCAGAAGTTTTACAAGAAGCCAGCCTAGCTTTACTCCGCCATCCCGAATACTTTGTATATGCAGGTGGTGGCACTCAACGAGCCAGTTTAAATTCAGCTGAAAGTCAGTTTAATCGGCTGTCACTGGCAGAACGCAGCAAGTTTAGCGAAGAAACTATTTCTAACGTCAACAACCAGCTAAGAGCAGCCCTTACCAAAGATGCTTTACCTCCGGCTGGTGAACTCGACAACCCCACCCGCCTATTTACCGAAGGCCCTGGAGAATACATTATCGTCACCTTGCTGGCGGCGACATTAGGTAAGTTTGAAATCCCCACAGCAATTAACAGTGCTGATGATTTGCGTCAAGCTTTGCGACAAATTGGTAGTATCCCCAGTGAGAAACTTCTGGCAATTGAAGTTCTTTGGACTCCGCAAGCTGAAAATGATACCCTGACATCTGATGATGTACTGGCAAATTATCCTGATTTGAGACTTGTTTAA
- a CDS encoding calcium-binding protein has product MPSVEADENREHRIKTEIIVDAEDKEDRAMGWYYYLEETLNFPFMAKWTKKARKSGSTEEKPVEVLGMAPDDECLKDMLVEVAYINGKDDDVYSAKLSEITAIDADSETQEAIEDWLYWIARGYKF; this is encoded by the coding sequence ATGCCTAGTGTTGAAGCCGACGAAAACCGAGAGCATCGCATTAAAACAGAGATCATTGTAGATGCTGAAGACAAGGAAGACCGGGCGATGGGTTGGTACTATTACCTCGAAGAGACTCTGAATTTTCCCTTTATGGCTAAATGGACTAAGAAGGCACGCAAATCAGGTTCTACCGAGGAGAAACCAGTGGAAGTGCTGGGAATGGCCCCAGATGATGAGTGCTTGAAAGATATGCTTGTAGAAGTGGCTTACATTAATGGTAAAGATGATGATGTATATTCTGCAAAGTTATCTGAAATAACAGCCATTGATGCTGATAGTGAAACTCAAGAAGCGATCGAAGACTGGCTCTATTGGATTGCTAGAGGTTATAAATTTTAA
- a CDS encoding sugar O-acetyltransferase codes for MEKTEKQKMLAGELYLAEDPELAAGMKRASRLLRSYNSTTEEQQEQRQQILQELFGKIGQKALIVPPFHCDYGSNIIAGDRLYMNYGCVILDCNTVNIGENVLCAPYVQIYTAYHPTEPEIRLSGRELAAPINIGNNVWIGGSAIICPGVTIGDNTTIGAGSVVVKDIPENVVAAGNPCRVIRYLS; via the coding sequence ATGGAAAAAACCGAAAAACAGAAAATGCTTGCAGGCGAATTATATCTTGCAGAAGATCCAGAATTGGCTGCCGGAATGAAGCGAGCTAGTCGTCTGTTGCGAAGTTACAATTCTACAACTGAAGAACAGCAAGAGCAACGACAGCAAATTTTGCAAGAATTATTTGGAAAGATCGGTCAAAAAGCATTAATTGTGCCACCCTTTCACTGTGACTATGGCAGTAATATTATCGCTGGCGACAGATTGTATATGAACTATGGCTGTGTAATTTTAGACTGCAATACAGTTAATATCGGTGAAAATGTCTTGTGCGCTCCTTATGTGCAAATTTATACTGCTTATCACCCTACAGAGCCGGAAATTCGTCTTTCTGGTAGAGAATTAGCTGCCCCAATTAACATTGGTAACAATGTCTGGATTGGTGGCAGTGCAATTATTTGTCCAGGTGTAACTATTGGTGATAACACAACCATTGGTGCTGGCAGTGTAGTTGTCAAAGATATACCTGAGAATGTTGTCGCTGCGGGCAATCCCTGCCGCGTCATTCGGTATTTATCCTAA